The Hyalangium gracile genome has a window encoding:
- a CDS encoding HEAT repeat domain-containing protein — protein MRGRTLLVLMASACMALGGVAWAAPASTPTEAPTKARGLLAALEDPNEDIVAGALLVLLVDDQLQQSSLEPALEQQVRAFTRGARVAELLRAKSSFVRGTMLEILERFGEVSPELAPLVLEQAQDSRSPVQAQAIRTLARVEGKAQLSPLLVGLLRDGHKESAQVAAKELQRLGALAGPRAAEIAQLLNHSKAPRAEVVRVLGALGDAGRPYAPEVTRLLEDPAADVRVAAMEALLQLGGASEERALVIIERLKDSSWDSREQAVKVLVQWADVARPHIPRILALTSHPDRDVRRSAMEALVGMKGMTREQAARFHQDPEHTIREAAIGALVSLEGMAGQRSQVIVGFLEGSNPSDRASAARALAQLGEKSQEYIPALSLLLKDPVDRVRGAAVLALASSGPAARKHIPDIIELLKDPEFGVREVVKAVLIGMKDLTPEHLSSIGAHLDEPMPAVREGALRVLQAVGPAAGPQAHRVAQRLTDENELVRVAALQALAAMGHAARNEASRLASLFLQDPAIRFDESIDQDARVAVALARMAPLELPVVAGLIAKASADPSRYWLWMACAHLVGGGDPRVERALRWLGRRAIQDQPREISIDEARLTLEAFAELWELSAKYPALREELSERIATVARLTRGQWSASDVALLQGHKKALQEFRPMHAETVQGSIDSIERWRMLKTFSWGWASHAGFWILLLFFYPRSPKVQAFFFWNPWVRNITGLGYVSLLLTWVPFLRRRLLVPFSRPLLADAELERFSAEAYFSRSEVLSSTGKRERLLEVLPRLQGQVVLEGASGLGKSMFLRYLLLHSKRLAVYLPAERCKNGVIEAIQAKLEGHARDSSFLQSIIYSGALDIYIDGLNEVTADTRARIVQFVERNFHGNILLTTQRIEWTPPATARLLVLQPLSEAEAAGFLSSREPAQGTKARRQGEAYRQACEDFVSRALSPELPEELRRAMREVLSNPMDLTVVAQLLADGHEPDLSHLRQQQYELMARDYAEVHLAEFPLKELAEEAYRMRREDRTIISEKPFDRELLRMEAFKLVVCRQWQGSDGQPHREWRFRHDKIQEFFIAQTFLADGNLRVLEHLGDPRFRGVYFLMAYLLPPEKARELRDLLVEYAAETRDHTVSDDFVKLLKAREGADKARASSQRGGASVLPLVQPR, from the coding sequence GTGCGCGGACGGACCCTCTTGGTGCTGATGGCGAGCGCGTGCATGGCGCTCGGTGGTGTCGCCTGGGCTGCTCCAGCGAGCACGCCCACGGAGGCTCCGACGAAGGCTCGGGGCCTCCTCGCGGCGCTCGAGGACCCCAACGAAGACATCGTGGCGGGGGCCTTGCTGGTGCTGCTCGTCGATGACCAGCTGCAGCAGTCGAGCCTCGAGCCAGCCCTCGAACAGCAGGTGCGGGCGTTCACTCGTGGCGCCCGCGTCGCTGAATTGCTGCGAGCGAAGAGTTCCTTCGTCCGAGGCACGATGCTGGAGATCCTGGAGCGGTTTGGAGAGGTCTCGCCAGAGCTCGCGCCGCTCGTCCTCGAGCAGGCGCAGGACTCGCGCTCCCCCGTGCAGGCTCAGGCAATCAGGACGCTGGCCCGCGTGGAAGGGAAGGCCCAGCTCTCGCCCCTGCTCGTCGGGCTGCTTCGCGACGGTCATAAGGAGAGCGCGCAAGTGGCGGCGAAAGAGCTGCAGCGGCTAGGGGCTCTTGCCGGCCCTCGTGCCGCTGAGATTGCTCAGCTCCTGAATCACTCCAAAGCTCCTCGTGCGGAAGTCGTTCGTGTCCTGGGAGCGCTGGGAGACGCGGGCAGGCCCTATGCTCCCGAAGTGACACGGCTGCTCGAGGACCCCGCCGCTGACGTCCGTGTGGCGGCGATGGAGGCGCTGCTCCAGCTGGGAGGTGCCTCCGAGGAGCGGGCCCTCGTCATCATCGAACGGCTGAAGGACTCGAGCTGGGATTCGCGTGAACAGGCCGTGAAGGTGCTCGTGCAGTGGGCGGATGTGGCTCGCCCGCACATTCCCCGCATTCTCGCACTCACGAGCCATCCGGACAGGGACGTGCGTCGATCCGCGATGGAAGCACTCGTGGGGATGAAGGGCATGACCCGGGAGCAAGCTGCACGATTTCATCAGGATCCCGAGCACACCATTCGCGAGGCGGCGATCGGCGCGCTGGTGAGCCTGGAAGGCATGGCTGGACAGCGCTCCCAGGTCATCGTCGGGTTCTTGGAGGGCTCGAATCCCTCCGATCGAGCATCCGCCGCGAGAGCACTCGCGCAGCTGGGAGAGAAGTCCCAGGAATACATCCCCGCGCTCTCGCTGCTCTTGAAGGATCCAGTGGACAGGGTTCGCGGGGCGGCCGTGCTCGCCCTGGCGAGCTCGGGCCCGGCTGCCAGGAAGCACATTCCGGACATCATCGAGCTCTTGAAGGATCCAGAGTTCGGGGTGCGTGAAGTCGTGAAGGCAGTCCTGATAGGCATGAAGGATCTGACTCCCGAGCACCTCTCGAGCATCGGTGCGCACCTGGATGAGCCCATGCCTGCCGTCCGTGAGGGAGCGCTCCGGGTGTTGCAAGCCGTGGGTCCGGCGGCTGGCCCCCAGGCACATCGCGTTGCCCAGCGCCTGACAGATGAGAACGAGCTCGTTCGTGTCGCAGCGCTTCAGGCGCTGGCGGCCATGGGACATGCGGCCCGGAACGAGGCTTCACGCCTCGCCAGCTTGTTCCTGCAGGACCCCGCTATCCGGTTCGATGAGAGCATCGATCAAGATGCTCGAGTTGCCGTGGCCCTGGCGCGCATGGCTCCTCTCGAGCTCCCCGTGGTCGCGGGCCTGATCGCGAAGGCCAGTGCCGATCCGAGTCGGTACTGGCTGTGGATGGCATGCGCGCACCTCGTCGGAGGAGGAGATCCCCGGGTCGAGCGGGCGCTTCGTTGGCTGGGCCGACGGGCGATCCAGGATCAGCCCAGGGAGATCTCGATCGACGAGGCACGGCTGACGCTCGAGGCCTTCGCCGAGCTCTGGGAGCTCTCCGCGAAGTACCCCGCGCTTCGAGAAGAGCTCTCCGAGCGGATTGCCACCGTGGCGCGCCTCACCCGAGGCCAGTGGTCCGCCTCGGATGTCGCCCTGCTGCAGGGGCACAAGAAGGCCCTGCAGGAGTTCCGGCCCATGCACGCGGAGACCGTGCAGGGGAGCATCGACTCCATCGAGCGCTGGCGGATGCTGAAGACCTTCAGCTGGGGCTGGGCGTCCCATGCCGGCTTCTGGATCCTGCTCCTCTTCTTCTATCCCCGCTCACCCAAGGTGCAGGCGTTCTTCTTCTGGAACCCCTGGGTGCGCAACATCACCGGCCTGGGCTACGTGAGCCTGCTGCTGACGTGGGTGCCGTTCCTGCGGCGCCGGCTGCTGGTGCCCTTCAGCCGCCCGCTCCTCGCGGACGCCGAGCTCGAGCGCTTCTCCGCGGAGGCCTACTTCAGCCGTTCCGAGGTCCTGTCCTCCACTGGCAAGCGTGAGCGCCTGCTCGAGGTCCTGCCTCGGCTGCAGGGACAGGTGGTGCTGGAGGGAGCCTCGGGGCTCGGCAAGTCGATGTTCCTGCGGTACCTGCTGCTCCACTCGAAGCGCCTGGCGGTCTATCTGCCCGCGGAGCGGTGCAAGAACGGCGTCATCGAGGCCATCCAGGCGAAGCTGGAGGGGCACGCCCGGGACAGCAGCTTCCTGCAGAGCATCATCTATAGCGGAGCGCTCGACATCTACATCGACGGGCTCAACGAGGTGACGGCGGACACCCGCGCCCGCATCGTCCAGTTCGTGGAGCGCAACTTCCACGGCAACATCCTGCTCACCACGCAGCGCATCGAGTGGACGCCTCCGGCGACGGCCCGCCTGCTCGTGCTGCAGCCGCTCTCCGAGGCCGAGGCCGCCGGCTTCCTCTCCAGCCGCGAGCCGGCGCAGGGGACGAAGGCGCGTCGCCAGGGCGAGGCCTACCGCCAGGCCTGCGAGGACTTCGTGTCGCGGGCCCTGTCTCCCGAGCTGCCCGAGGAGCTGCGCCGGGCCATGCGCGAGGTGCTCTCCAACCCGATGGACCTCACGGTGGTTGCGCAGCTGCTGGCGGACGGGCATGAGCCCGACCTCTCCCACCTGCGACAGCAGCAGTACGAGCTGATGGCCCGGGACTATGCCGAGGTCCACCTGGCCGAGTTCCCGCTGAAGGAGCTCGCCGAGGAGGCGTACCGGATGCGGCGCGAGGATCGGACGATCATCTCCGAGAAGCCGTTCGACCGCGAGCTGCTGCGCATGGAGGCCTTCAAGCTGGTGGTCTGCCGCCAGTGGCAGGGCTCCGATGGCCAGCCGCACCGCGAGTGGCGCTTCCGCCACGACAAGATCCAGGAGTTCTTCATCGCCCAGACCTTCCTGGCGGACGGGAACCTGCGCGTCCTCGAGCACCTGGGCGACCCGCGCTTCCGTGGCGTCTACTTCCTCATGGCCTACCTGCTTCCTCCGGAGAAGGCCCGGGAGCTGAGGGATCTCCTCGTGGAGTACGCCGCCGAGACGCGCGATCACACGGTGAGTGACGACTTCGTCAAGCTGCTCAAGGCGCGGGAGGGCGCGGACAAGGCCCGAGCCTCCTCTCAGAGGGGCGGCGCGTCAGTGCTCCCGCTCGTCCAGCCCAGGTAG
- a CDS encoding class I SAM-dependent methyltransferase translates to MLSPPFPPIELRRVVGPTDERSFDNPTGDNIWGDLAFGPLRPGEAYRKVFDFGCGCGRVARQLILQRKPPERYVGVDIARKLITWCQENLTPFNPSFHFHHHDVHNPTYAPENAPNRFLPFPAADNSFTLVNAHSVFTHIYLDQSISYLEECKRILDADKGIIRSTWFLFNRDWFPILADEQQCLYVNVLDPTQAVYYDWKWLCSLFRQLELKVVHIEWTQLRGHQSVLYLAKGEKFQDRLSELKPPREVLGFWD, encoded by the coding sequence ATGCTCAGCCCTCCCTTCCCCCCCATCGAGCTGCGACGCGTCGTTGGCCCGACCGACGAGCGCTCCTTCGACAACCCCACCGGAGACAACATCTGGGGGGATCTCGCGTTCGGTCCGCTACGTCCGGGAGAGGCCTATCGCAAGGTGTTCGACTTCGGATGCGGGTGTGGCCGCGTGGCTCGCCAACTCATCCTCCAGCGCAAACCGCCGGAGCGCTATGTGGGCGTCGACATCGCGCGGAAGCTGATCACGTGGTGCCAGGAGAACCTCACCCCGTTCAACCCCAGCTTCCACTTCCACCACCACGACGTCCACAACCCCACCTACGCCCCGGAGAACGCTCCCAACCGCTTCCTGCCCTTCCCCGCGGCGGACAACAGCTTCACCCTGGTCAACGCGCACTCCGTCTTCACCCACATCTACCTGGACCAGTCCATCAGCTACCTCGAGGAGTGCAAGCGCATCCTGGACGCCGACAAGGGCATCATCCGGTCCACCTGGTTCCTCTTCAACCGGGACTGGTTCCCCATCCTGGCGGATGAGCAGCAGTGCCTCTACGTCAACGTGCTCGATCCCACCCAGGCCGTCTATTACGACTGGAAGTGGCTGTGCTCCCTCTTCCGACAGCTGGAGCTCAAGGTCGTCCACATCGAGTGGACCCAGCTCCGCGGCCATCAGAGTGTGCTCTACCTCGCCAAGGGCGAGAAGTTCCAAGACCGGCTGTCAGAGCTCAAGCCTCCTCGCGAGGTGCTGGGTTTCTGGGATTGA
- a CDS encoding methyltransferase domain-containing protein yields MKQIAIGIAAPGFTAVAGPVLRDARCINFRLAPHRLSPVDMLDSVFASPGRYTAEMLRRLVRHERSSEGYIVVNPRFAPQLHAVANAVQVANAHRAGADALLVHDRHGRVAATYFRHGIEDADVPTLSALSALDASADRALLEAAFGWKTGVVGCDADFGGVDANGFLLGSFDPVSAAFPAAMAVEALGELVRAHGHKEARRRVRQVAVLPFHAGDILFLCQALQAEPLASAIVVLRDYADIVRDVAPWLEVFEVDAPAPGRDGYQPSNELLLLVDMVKKARAQAARKGARLEGVFHLMRPLRDYARTSYHLRQAAWFALGGDAEQDADIWPQWRAQPRQLRCTPGRRERVIVHFDGGWSLKSFPYAHRQPLVSLLRDAGFRPTVLGKPDPRLVGCDFVPFTTVGKFRKLLEDSAAVVGVDSFPAHYAVHQGVPTLHLFGSTHPRNSEYPASSLTATLHHIQPCVPCGHPTTCKLDQSDTCRAFSSPHDIVAALLRICPPPSRVKAPVVSSPAEELSAAVAYAQAHVPFPPAPRSLEPGTRAELVRSLRERLRTEPVDRCPLCATRERDTLGSKHGLPIAECKQCGLWYASERIHEEDVPRLYDGSYWTRMMDAHGYPTAPERYAFDYAHALERVAFCRSYVPGGKALDVGCGYGALVRRLSEYGYDAIGWDMPDTARQARRSSGVRVVTSLPEGSQFELITGFDVVEHFYHPREQLERLVEALAPGGALILETFRTDCADVQAQRLEHEDIKPVEHLHMYREAHVRQLVEAAGLQVETVHYPEGESRARFRLVARKSNEESKR; encoded by the coding sequence ATGAAGCAGATCGCCATCGGAATCGCCGCGCCCGGCTTCACCGCGGTCGCGGGCCCCGTGCTGCGCGACGCGCGCTGCATCAACTTCCGCCTCGCTCCGCACCGCCTGTCCCCGGTGGACATGCTGGATTCCGTCTTCGCCTCGCCCGGGCGCTACACCGCCGAGATGCTGCGGCGGCTGGTGCGCCACGAGCGCTCGTCCGAGGGCTACATCGTCGTCAACCCGCGCTTCGCGCCGCAGCTGCACGCGGTGGCCAACGCCGTCCAGGTGGCCAACGCCCACCGGGCCGGCGCGGACGCGCTCCTGGTCCATGATCGGCACGGCCGGGTGGCCGCCACGTATTTCCGCCACGGCATCGAGGACGCGGACGTGCCCACGCTCTCGGCGCTGAGCGCGCTGGACGCTTCCGCGGACCGCGCCCTGCTCGAGGCGGCCTTCGGCTGGAAGACGGGCGTGGTGGGCTGCGACGCGGACTTCGGCGGGGTGGACGCCAACGGCTTCCTGCTGGGCAGCTTCGATCCGGTGTCCGCCGCGTTCCCCGCGGCCATGGCCGTGGAGGCGCTGGGAGAGCTCGTCCGGGCGCACGGCCACAAGGAGGCGCGCCGCCGCGTGCGGCAGGTCGCCGTGCTGCCCTTCCACGCCGGGGACATCCTCTTCCTCTGCCAGGCGCTGCAGGCCGAGCCGCTGGCCAGCGCCATCGTGGTGCTGCGCGACTACGCGGACATCGTCCGGGACGTGGCGCCGTGGCTGGAGGTGTTCGAGGTGGACGCTCCGGCCCCGGGCCGGGACGGCTACCAGCCCTCCAACGAGCTGCTGCTGCTGGTGGACATGGTGAAGAAGGCGCGCGCGCAGGCGGCTCGCAAGGGCGCGCGGCTGGAAGGCGTCTTCCACCTGATGCGGCCGCTGCGGGACTACGCGCGGACCAGCTACCACCTGCGGCAGGCGGCGTGGTTCGCGCTCGGGGGCGACGCCGAGCAGGACGCCGACATCTGGCCGCAGTGGCGCGCCCAGCCCCGGCAGCTGCGCTGCACGCCGGGGCGCCGCGAGCGCGTCATCGTCCACTTCGACGGCGGCTGGTCACTCAAGTCCTTCCCCTACGCCCACCGGCAGCCGCTGGTGTCGCTGTTGCGGGATGCGGGCTTCCGGCCGACGGTGCTGGGCAAGCCCGATCCGCGCCTGGTGGGCTGCGACTTCGTGCCCTTCACGACGGTGGGGAAGTTCCGCAAGCTGCTGGAGGACTCGGCGGCGGTGGTGGGCGTGGACTCGTTCCCGGCGCACTACGCCGTCCACCAGGGCGTGCCCACGCTGCACCTGTTCGGGAGCACCCACCCGCGCAACTCCGAGTATCCGGCCTCGTCCCTCACCGCGACGCTCCACCACATCCAGCCCTGCGTGCCGTGCGGCCACCCGACGACGTGCAAGCTCGACCAGAGCGACACCTGCCGCGCCTTCAGCAGCCCGCACGACATCGTCGCGGCGCTGCTGCGGATCTGCCCGCCGCCCTCGCGGGTGAAGGCTCCGGTCGTGAGCAGCCCGGCGGAGGAGCTGTCCGCGGCCGTCGCCTACGCGCAGGCGCATGTCCCCTTCCCGCCCGCGCCGCGCAGCCTGGAGCCTGGCACTCGCGCCGAGCTGGTGCGCTCCCTGCGCGAGCGGCTGCGCACCGAGCCGGTGGACCGCTGCCCGCTGTGCGCGACGCGTGAGCGCGACACGCTGGGCTCCAAGCACGGGCTGCCCATCGCGGAGTGCAAGCAGTGCGGCCTCTGGTACGCCTCGGAGCGAATCCACGAGGAGGACGTGCCCCGGCTCTACGACGGCTCCTACTGGACGCGGATGATGGACGCGCACGGCTACCCCACGGCGCCGGAGCGCTACGCCTTCGACTACGCGCACGCGCTGGAGCGGGTGGCCTTCTGCCGGAGCTACGTGCCCGGCGGCAAGGCCCTGGACGTCGGGTGCGGCTACGGCGCGCTGGTGCGCCGGCTGTCGGAGTACGGCTACGACGCCATCGGGTGGGACATGCCGGACACGGCGCGGCAGGCCCGGCGCAGCTCCGGTGTCCGCGTCGTCACCTCGCTGCCCGAGGGCAGCCAGTTCGAGCTGATCACCGGCTTCGACGTCGTCGAGCACTTCTACCACCCGCGCGAGCAGCTCGAGCGACTGGTGGAGGCGCTGGCGCCGGGCGGGGCGCTGATCCTGGAGACGTTCCGCACGGACTGCGCCGACGTGCAGGCGCAGCGGCTGGAGCACGAGGACATCAAGCCGGTGGAGCACCTGCACATGTACCGGGAGGCCCACGTTCGCCAGCTCGTCGAGGCCGCGGGGCTCCAGGTGGAGACCGTGCACTATCCGGAAGGCGAGAGCCGGGCCCGGTTCCGGCTCGTGGCAAGAAAGTCCAACGAGGAGTCGAAGCGGTGA
- a CDS encoding phytanoyl-CoA dioxygenase family protein: protein MMREFLKQRVLDAGRLALQKVEQYNPGLAQRLRQEAKQILGRPAAVNPAPVAAPPVASEPPRAEVKPKIMEFEPATLPWLDKPEADIEGYVKGLGGAVENPEELIGQLRSWRDNGFVILPRAIEPELIDALLADVDELFTNCSKYSILINSESKGIRPARDFKPEDFTEHHSRVLDFHNNSIAGKRISLHPKLVKMLEHIFREPIVAMQSLTFTYGSEQTTHADYAYVVPRIPSHLAATWVALEDIKLEAGPLGYFPGSHHLPKFDFGNGIFLTPESTKNEFHFRDHLEAQCRKAGIERQIYLPKKGDVFVWHGSLAHQGSPQLTPGLTRKAFVTHYSTVRAYPYDRRQDGVEPKKHYLNGGVIYSNPKNPKEEDIFTRGGKV, encoded by the coding sequence ATGATGCGTGAGTTTCTGAAGCAGCGAGTCCTGGATGCGGGGCGCCTGGCGCTCCAGAAGGTCGAGCAGTACAACCCGGGCCTGGCGCAGCGCCTGCGCCAGGAGGCGAAGCAGATCCTGGGACGGCCCGCCGCCGTGAACCCGGCGCCCGTGGCGGCGCCCCCCGTGGCCAGCGAGCCCCCGCGCGCGGAGGTCAAGCCCAAGATCATGGAGTTCGAGCCGGCCACCCTGCCCTGGCTGGACAAGCCCGAGGCCGACATCGAGGGCTACGTGAAGGGCCTCGGCGGCGCGGTGGAGAATCCGGAGGAGCTCATCGGCCAGCTGCGGAGCTGGCGCGACAACGGCTTCGTCATCCTGCCTCGGGCGATCGAGCCGGAGCTGATCGATGCGCTCCTGGCGGACGTGGATGAGCTCTTCACGAACTGCTCGAAGTACTCCATCCTCATCAACAGCGAGAGCAAGGGCATCCGCCCCGCCCGGGACTTCAAGCCCGAGGACTTCACGGAGCACCACTCGCGCGTGCTCGACTTCCACAACAACTCCATCGCCGGCAAGCGCATCTCGCTGCACCCCAAGCTGGTGAAGATGCTGGAGCACATCTTCCGCGAGCCCATCGTGGCCATGCAGTCGCTGACGTTCACCTACGGCAGCGAGCAGACCACCCACGCGGACTACGCCTACGTGGTCCCCCGCATCCCCAGCCACCTGGCGGCCACCTGGGTCGCGCTCGAGGACATCAAGCTCGAGGCCGGCCCGCTGGGCTACTTCCCGGGCTCGCACCACCTGCCGAAGTTCGACTTCGGCAACGGCATCTTCCTCACGCCCGAGTCCACGAAGAACGAGTTCCACTTCCGTGACCACCTCGAGGCGCAGTGCCGCAAGGCGGGCATCGAGCGGCAGATCTACCTGCCGAAGAAGGGCGACGTCTTCGTGTGGCACGGGTCGCTGGCGCACCAGGGCAGCCCGCAGCTGACGCCCGGCCTGACGCGCAAGGCGTTCGTCACGCACTACTCCACGGTGCGAGCCTACCCCTACGATCGCCGGCAGGACGGCGTGGAGCCGAAGAAGCACTACCTCAACGGCGGCGTCATCTACAGCAACCCGAAGAACCCCAAGGAAGAGGACATCTTCACCCGGGGCGGGAAGGTCTGA
- a CDS encoding D-glycero-alpha-D-manno-heptose-1,7-bisphosphate 7-phosphatase yields the protein MSVGTPAVFLDRDGVLVDELGYLTRVADLRLFPGAGAAVRRIHALGYPVVVVTNQSAVARGMVSPAGLEEIHAELRAQLGREDARLAGLYMCPHHPEAPLPEWRQDCDCRKPRPGMLVRAARELGLALDERSVLVGDQHTDLECARRAGISALLVRTGKGQDTARTLSERGGVIGICDSVADVPDVLRAWAGRHSGVMT from the coding sequence GTGAGTGTCGGCACGCCAGCCGTCTTCCTCGACCGGGATGGCGTCCTCGTCGATGAGCTCGGCTATTTGACCCGCGTAGCGGATCTGCGCCTGTTTCCGGGCGCGGGTGCCGCCGTCCGGCGCATCCACGCGCTGGGATACCCGGTGGTGGTCGTCACCAACCAGTCCGCCGTGGCGCGCGGGATGGTGAGCCCGGCCGGGCTCGAGGAGATCCACGCGGAGCTCCGCGCGCAACTGGGTCGGGAGGACGCCAGACTGGCCGGCCTGTACATGTGCCCGCACCACCCCGAGGCCCCGCTGCCCGAGTGGCGGCAGGACTGCGACTGCCGCAAGCCACGCCCCGGCATGCTGGTGCGCGCGGCGCGGGAGCTCGGGCTGGCGCTGGATGAGCGCTCGGTGCTGGTGGGAGATCAGCATACGGACCTGGAGTGCGCTCGACGGGCGGGCATCAGCGCGCTGTTGGTCCGGACTGGTAAGGGACAAGACACTGCTCGCACGCTGTCCGAGCGGGGCGGCGTCATCGGCATTTGCGATTCGGTCGCGGACGTGCCAGACGTCCTCCGCGCATGGGCCGGGCGACATTCGGGAGTGATGACATGA
- the rfaE1 gene encoding D-glycero-beta-D-manno-heptose-7-phosphate kinase codes for MSLSRREILERMEGLSVLVLGDVMLDEYLFGDIQRISPEAPVPVVALGRQQFRLGGAGNVASNLAALGARPILAGAVGADADGQRLESILAEHKVEHRLVRLQGRPTTRKTRVLARNQHVVRLDQEASAPLDETARAGLLDAVKSTKPQLLIVSDYGKGVISRGLMREVVAWARSQGILILVDPKSTDFTMYAGADYVTPNAREASLASGQPTGTQEECVTSGRTLLGQTGGKGILLTRSERGMGLIDSREAHFVSARARTVYDVTGAGDTVIATFGLALAAGAEPVEAMALSNFAAGVVVQRVGAASCTREEIAREAGIEYPASGPSSDDLRLRTPRMMSLTEAAAAAERWRAEGKRVVFTNGCFDILHAGHVVLLEEARSRGDVLVVGLNTDDSIRRLKGPTRPVQPLQDRARVMAALHAVDAVVPFAEDTPLNVVLALRPDVLVKGGDYEVATIVGAKEVQGWGGEVAVISLVPNRSTTSLIQKSKS; via the coding sequence ATGAGCCTGTCCCGACGTGAAATCCTGGAGCGGATGGAGGGCCTGAGTGTCCTCGTCCTGGGCGACGTGATGCTGGACGAGTACCTCTTCGGGGACATCCAGCGCATCTCCCCCGAGGCGCCCGTGCCGGTGGTGGCGCTGGGCCGTCAGCAGTTCCGCCTGGGCGGCGCGGGCAACGTGGCCAGCAACCTGGCCGCGCTGGGCGCGCGGCCGATCCTCGCGGGCGCGGTGGGCGCCGACGCGGACGGGCAGCGCCTGGAGTCCATCCTCGCCGAGCACAAGGTGGAGCACCGGCTGGTGCGCCTGCAGGGGCGCCCCACCACGCGCAAGACGCGCGTGCTCGCCCGCAACCAGCACGTCGTCCGGCTGGATCAGGAGGCCAGCGCCCCGCTGGATGAGACGGCGCGCGCGGGCCTGCTGGACGCGGTGAAGTCCACGAAGCCGCAGCTCCTCATCGTCTCGGACTACGGCAAGGGCGTCATCTCGCGCGGGCTCATGCGCGAGGTGGTGGCCTGGGCGCGGAGCCAGGGCATCCTCATCCTGGTGGATCCGAAGAGCACGGACTTCACGATGTACGCCGGCGCCGACTACGTGACGCCGAACGCGCGAGAGGCCTCGCTGGCCTCCGGGCAGCCCACGGGCACCCAGGAGGAGTGCGTCACCAGCGGGCGCACGCTGCTGGGGCAGACGGGCGGCAAGGGCATCCTGCTCACGCGCAGCGAGCGGGGCATGGGGCTCATCGACTCGCGCGAGGCCCACTTCGTGTCGGCGCGCGCGCGCACGGTGTACGACGTCACCGGCGCGGGAGACACCGTCATCGCCACGTTCGGCCTCGCCCTGGCGGCGGGCGCCGAGCCGGTGGAGGCCATGGCGCTGTCCAACTTCGCCGCGGGCGTGGTGGTGCAGCGGGTGGGCGCCGCGAGCTGCACGCGGGAGGAGATCGCTCGCGAGGCGGGCATCGAGTACCCGGCGAGCGGCCCCTCCTCGGACGATCTCCGGCTGCGCACGCCGCGGATGATGTCGCTGACCGAGGCGGCGGCGGCGGCCGAGCGGTGGCGCGCCGAGGGCAAGCGCGTCGTCTTCACCAACGGCTGCTTCGACATCCTCCACGCCGGCCACGTCGTGCTGCTGGAGGAGGCTCGCTCACGTGGCGACGTGCTCGTCGTGGGGCTCAACACGGACGACTCGATCCGCCGACTGAAGGGGCCCACCCGGCCCGTGCAGCCGCTCCAGGACCGGGCGCGCGTCATGGCCGCGCTCCACGCGGTGGACGCCGTGGTGCCCTTCGCCGAGGACACCCCGCTCAACGTGGTGCTGGCCCTGCGGCCGGACGTGCTGGTGAAGGGCGGCGACTACGAGGTCGCCACCATCGTGGGCGCCAAGGAGGTCCAGGGCTGGGGCGGAGAGGTGGCCGTCATCTCCCTGGTGCCCAACCGCTCCACCACCTCGCTCATCCAGAAGAGCAAGTCGTAA
- a CDS encoding class I SAM-dependent methyltransferase, which produces MNSQSPAKRLPGQEGAEPSPVVRLPRLNAERIREMSARGAESVRESPVRCPACSGPCANVNFEERWTLFGETYTLVRCADCRTMSTFPLPTPKVLDQVYATFAYQWYADHYPAKFLDSMQRLLELRRERIPLGKRILDFGGGQGYFSAAARLLGYQSETYDPVLGAGRPPAPGSYDTVVSFHVLEHSPDPAGTVELMHRFLKPGGTLVLVVPNGLGEGYEKLGSAWTWAQPPLIHLHHFSEQGLAVLLRQVGFELSRVSFHERWDANRVSDVALAKTFARLDSAWGTTRTRRLVAARNSLLRFGTLMLAQAWSRVTPSSALSELRIIATHRP; this is translated from the coding sequence ATGAATTCACAGAGTCCAGCCAAGCGCCTGCCGGGTCAGGAGGGCGCCGAGCCCTCCCCGGTGGTGCGCCTTCCCCGCCTCAACGCCGAGCGCATCCGCGAGATGAGCGCGCGCGGCGCGGAGAGCGTGCGGGAGTCTCCGGTGCGCTGCCCGGCCTGCTCTGGCCCCTGCGCCAACGTCAACTTCGAGGAGCGGTGGACGCTCTTCGGGGAGACGTACACCCTGGTGCGCTGCGCCGACTGCCGGACGATGTCGACGTTCCCGCTGCCGACGCCGAAGGTGCTCGATCAGGTCTACGCCACGTTCGCCTATCAGTGGTACGCCGACCATTACCCGGCCAAGTTCCTGGACAGCATGCAGCGGCTGCTGGAGCTGCGCCGCGAGCGCATCCCGCTGGGCAAGCGCATCCTCGATTTCGGTGGTGGGCAGGGCTACTTCTCGGCCGCGGCCCGGCTGCTGGGCTACCAGTCGGAGACGTATGATCCGGTGCTCGGCGCGGGCCGTCCGCCGGCGCCCGGCTCCTACGACACGGTGGTGTCGTTCCACGTGCTGGAGCACTCGCCGGATCCGGCGGGCACGGTGGAGCTGATGCACCGCTTCCTCAAGCCTGGGGGCACGCTGGTGCTGGTCGTCCCCAACGGGCTGGGCGAGGGCTACGAGAAGCTGGGCAGCGCGTGGACGTGGGCGCAGCCGCCGCTCATCCACCTGCACCACTTCAGCGAGCAGGGCCTGGCGGTGCTGCTGCGCCAGGTGGGCTTCGAGCTGTCGCGGGTCTCCTTCCACGAGCGCTGGGATGCCAACCGCGTCAGTGACGTGGCGCTGGCGAAGACGTTCGCCCGGCTGGACAGCGCCTGGGGCACCACGCGCACCAGGCGGCTGGTGGCTGCACGCAACTCGTTGCTCCGCTTCGGGACGTTGATGCTGGCGCAGGCCTGGTCGCGCGTGACGCCCTCGTCCGCCCTGTCCGAGCTGCGCATCATCGCCACCCATCGTCCGTGA